The following coding sequences are from one Desulfosporosinus orientis DSM 765 window:
- a CDS encoding DUF3102 domain-containing protein, with translation MTNLTYTQALLFLGIPEEEREEFIAEHDVESMIKLEVQQAVKDREQAIQEKKDLNLKSSEPAQLTTQTKSLEQQVKDTAIT, from the coding sequence ATGACGAATCTGACCTACACCCAGGCGCTCCTCTTCCTGGGGATCCCGGAAGAGGAGCGGGAGGAGTTTATTGCGGAGCATGATGTTGAGAGCATGATCAAATTGGAAGTGCAGCAGGCTGTCAAGGACAGAGAACAGGCCATTCAGGAGAAAAAAGACCTGAACTTGAAAAGCAGCGAACCCGCCCAATTAACCACTCAGACCAAAAGCCTGGAGCAACAGGTGAAAGACACCGCGATAACATGA
- a CDS encoding MerR family transcriptional regulator: MDYEKYNSTCKNLIERVCCFSLYGLIQGFPATRCGEMKNKFSIGQISKLYNIPIKTLRYYDEIGLFKPIDVDKKTGYRHYSSEQFEQLHTIIYLKIRGVSLKDIKNHLEKRNIDCFLELLKEQQSITENKIKEFEKIKITLKNRIKEIEGSKNVLNLDTVTINELQERKILKLTEKICSERELELFLKKLENNVISPGHIIVGKVGLTVSKDKIMQMIFDEYNSIFVLLEECIENNIFIETIKQGSYACVCFRGGRSESPKYYKMILEYLDENGLEIIGDSIERTIINQFISEDKSYHLTEIQIPVRKLLTLQ, translated from the coding sequence ATGGATTACGAAAAATATAATTCAACTTGTAAAAATCTCATAGAAAGGGTATGTTGCTTTTCTCTTTATGGATTAATCCAAGGGTTTCCAGCGACACGTTGTGGTGAAATGAAGAATAAATTTTCTATTGGCCAAATATCAAAGTTATATAATATCCCCATTAAGACTCTCAGGTATTATGATGAAATAGGACTATTCAAACCCATAGATGTTGATAAAAAAACTGGATACAGGCATTATTCATCTGAACAATTTGAACAATTACATACCATAATCTATTTAAAAATAAGAGGAGTATCTTTAAAAGACATTAAGAATCATTTGGAAAAGAGAAATATAGACTGTTTCCTAGAGCTACTAAAAGAGCAGCAAAGTATAACAGAAAATAAAATTAAGGAGTTTGAAAAGATAAAAATAACACTAAAAAATAGGATTAAAGAAATAGAAGGATCAAAAAATGTACTAAATTTAGATACTGTAACAATAAATGAACTTCAGGAAAGAAAAATTTTAAAACTAACAGAAAAAATTTGTAGTGAACGGGAATTAGAGTTATTCTTGAAAAAACTAGAAAACAATGTTATTTCGCCAGGGCACATAATTGTAGGTAAGGTTGGGCTTACCGTTTCTAAAGATAAGATAATGCAAATGATCTTTGATGAGTACAATTCCATATTTGTATTATTAGAAGAATGTATTGAAAACAATATATTTATAGAGACAATAAAACAAGGTTCTTATGCCTGTGTTTGTTTCAGGGGCGGCCGCAGCGAATCTCCAAAATACTATAAAATGATCCTTGAATACTTGGATGAAAATGGTTTAGAAATTATTGGAGATTCAATCGAACGGACAATAATTAACCAATTTATTTCTGAAGATAAAAGCTACCATCTTACCGAAATTCAAATACCTGTAAGAAAACTATTGACCCTCCAGTAA
- a CDS encoding type 1 glutamine amidotransferase family protein, whose amino-acid sequence MKKVVLFVILDKYADWEAAYLSSLILSLGQDDYSVKTVSLTKDIIQSIGGFTVLPDYDIQSAPTDFEGLILIGGMSWRNEAAQQVKPLVQNAFNNRKVLGGICDASAFLGTLGVLNKVNHTSNDLNDLKQWAGNAYTGEEKYIMQQAVRDNNIITANGTASLEFAKEVMLALGAAPENRILELYNFHKLGYYGAPMPSM is encoded by the coding sequence ATGAAAAAAGTCGTGCTATTTGTTATTTTGGATAAATATGCTGATTGGGAAGCCGCTTATCTATCGTCATTAATATTATCTTTAGGTCAAGATGACTATTCTGTGAAGACAGTTTCATTAACAAAAGATATCATTCAATCCATAGGAGGATTTACCGTTCTTCCGGACTATGATATTCAATCAGCTCCAACAGATTTTGAGGGATTAATTCTAATTGGTGGAATGTCATGGAGAAATGAGGCTGCACAGCAGGTTAAACCTTTGGTACAAAATGCATTTAACAATAGAAAAGTTTTGGGTGGTATCTGTGATGCTTCGGCTTTTCTCGGTACACTTGGTGTTTTAAATAAGGTTAACCATACCAGTAATGATTTAAATGACTTAAAGCAATGGGCTGGAAATGCATACACAGGAGAAGAAAAATATATCATGCAACAGGCGGTAAGAGATAATAATATTATTACAGCCAACGGTACAGCATCTTTGGAGTTTGCTAAAGAAGTAATGCTTGCGTTAGGAGCAGCACCTGAAAACAGAATTCTTGAATTATACAATTTCCATAAACTTGGTTACTACGGGGCACCTATGCCGAGCATGTAA
- a CDS encoding FMN-binding glutamate synthase family protein, with translation MEFNITLNNAWWIILPSVILFFTMLCLVLLFKPILRLMIKLVANDMSSKLLSEKYTQNLAEFIPSIKRFSLLNVIELGLRAEHGEMIMRPLGSPKHFLGFENLMFTLKQMRKPFLHDATPIDMSVQIGIKAKKPLNIKIPLMISAMAYGMALSEEAKIALAKASKQLGTVTNSGQGPFLPEEAKEADKYVLQISRWPWGARTDEQIETADMLEVLMGHGAYLGTSALEFGKMQGRAQELSGLNQDQQAIPLPLPPGVQQTKDWKNFIKTLRKRANGKPLAIKLMATDDLEDDLSEAIDLGFDVIVLDGAQGGTHASSPITQDDFGIPTLNALIRARRFLDNCFKGKDITLIIGGGFFTPGQCLKALALGADAIYLATVPLFALVHNQTQKAIPYEPLTTLVYYDSPAKAKFEIEVGATGVVNILNSMVLEMEEAIRALGKSSLKELTPDDLVTLDRDTAEVTGVRRVF, from the coding sequence ATGGAATTTAACATAACTTTAAATAATGCATGGTGGATTATTCTACCGTCTGTTATACTATTTTTTACCATGCTGTGTCTTGTACTTCTATTTAAACCAATTTTACGCTTAATGATTAAATTAGTCGCTAATGACATGTCCTCTAAATTATTAAGTGAGAAGTACACACAGAATCTTGCAGAATTCATACCATCAATAAAAAGGTTCTCTCTATTAAATGTAATCGAACTAGGTTTACGTGCAGAACACGGGGAAATGATTATGCGTCCACTTGGTTCGCCAAAGCATTTCCTTGGATTCGAAAATCTTATGTTTACTCTAAAGCAAATGAGAAAGCCATTCCTTCATGACGCTACACCGATAGATATGAGTGTCCAGATAGGAATTAAAGCTAAAAAACCGTTGAACATTAAAATTCCCCTAATGATCAGTGCTATGGCATACGGAATGGCTTTGAGCGAGGAGGCAAAAATTGCCTTAGCCAAAGCATCCAAGCAACTTGGAACTGTGACCAATTCTGGCCAAGGTCCGTTTCTCCCTGAAGAAGCTAAAGAGGCGGATAAGTACGTTTTGCAAATTTCTAGATGGCCTTGGGGCGCAAGAACCGACGAACAGATTGAAACCGCAGACATGCTGGAAGTTCTAATGGGACATGGGGCCTATTTGGGGACATCTGCTTTAGAATTTGGAAAAATGCAAGGCAGAGCGCAAGAACTCAGTGGATTGAACCAAGATCAGCAAGCCATACCCTTACCATTACCCCCAGGGGTACAACAGACAAAGGATTGGAAAAACTTTATTAAAACTCTACGCAAAAGAGCGAATGGTAAACCCCTTGCCATTAAACTCATGGCCACTGATGATCTTGAGGATGACCTATCAGAAGCAATTGATCTCGGCTTTGATGTCATTGTATTAGACGGCGCACAAGGTGGTACACACGCGTCTTCTCCCATCACGCAAGATGACTTTGGTATCCCCACTTTAAATGCCTTGATTCGAGCTAGGCGATTCCTTGATAACTGCTTTAAAGGCAAAGATATCACATTAATCATTGGGGGAGGATTCTTTACCCCTGGTCAATGTCTCAAAGCATTGGCACTCGGGGCTGATGCAATTTATTTAGCAACAGTCCCCCTATTCGCCCTTGTCCACAATCAAACTCAAAAAGCTATACCATATGAACCTTTAACAACACTAGTCTATTACGACTCTCCTGCAAAAGCTAAATTTGAAATCGAAGTTGGGGCTACAGGTGTGGTCAATATCCTTAATTCAATGGTCCTCGAAATGGAAGAAGCGATTCGAGCATTAGGTAAATCTTCTCTAAAGGAATTAACTCCAGATGATTTAGTCACGTTAGACCGGGATACTGCTGAAGTTACTGGTGTCAGAAGAGTCTTTTAA
- a CDS encoding EFR1 family ferrodoxin (N-terminal region resembles flavodoxins. C-terminal ferrodoxin region binds two 4Fe-4S clusters.) translates to MTSSILSRMTHRVYNSKMIDSGDKKFIIQDSCNGCKICEKVCPKNNIVVERKPQFLHICDSCYACIHHCPQNALHLKNEKSNAQFINQNIKLKEIIDSNNAHWSTGA, encoded by the coding sequence ATGACCTCAAGTATACTTTCAAGGATGACCCATCGTGTTTATAACTCTAAAATGATTGATAGTGGTGATAAGAAATTTATTATCCAGGATAGTTGCAATGGATGCAAGATTTGTGAAAAGGTTTGCCCGAAGAACAATATAGTAGTGGAGCGAAAACCCCAGTTTTTGCATATATGTGATTCCTGTTATGCGTGCATTCACCACTGTCCACAAAATGCCCTACACCTAAAGAATGAAAAGAGTAATGCACAGTTTATTAATCAAAATATCAAACTCAAGGAAATAATCGACTCAAATAATGCCCATTGGAGTACGGGAGCCTGA
- a CDS encoding HoxN/HupN/NixA family nickel/cobalt transporter — protein MGGILNWKHLDALKYGSAVLTILLTGLILLATGVFKYPELLGLALISYTFGLSHAFDVDHIAAIDNMTRKLVQQRKKTIGVGFFFSCGHSTVVMIMGMLTIFAVEWAQKALPQFQAIGGVIATSVSGVFLLILATVNFIILKDILKTFSSMRDGTYHAETAEREDKGVINRTINRLFNLVSKNWHIYIVGFLFGLGFDTATQIAVLATSAAASAKGIPWVAVLSFPILFTAGMSMMDTLDGFFMSTAYQWVLSSPLRKVYYNLTITGLSIIAAGVIGIIEVFQVFAQESGRNSGFWLWIQNLNFNKMGFILVGMFVLVWSVSLIGWKLLRLDKKEKSFV, from the coding sequence ATGGGTGGTATTTTAAACTGGAAACATTTAGATGCGCTAAAGTACGGATCAGCTGTATTAACTATACTTCTTACCGGATTGATCCTACTCGCCACAGGTGTCTTTAAATATCCGGAACTTCTGGGATTGGCCTTAATATCTTATACTTTTGGACTTAGTCATGCTTTTGATGTAGATCACATTGCGGCTATTGATAATATGACTCGTAAGCTAGTTCAACAACGAAAAAAGACTATAGGTGTAGGATTTTTCTTTTCATGTGGACATTCAACCGTGGTAATGATTATGGGGATGCTTACTATTTTTGCAGTTGAATGGGCGCAAAAAGCACTTCCTCAATTCCAGGCCATCGGTGGGGTTATTGCTACTTCAGTTTCAGGTGTTTTCCTTCTTATACTAGCAACTGTAAATTTTATTATTTTAAAGGATATCCTTAAAACTTTCAGTAGCATGCGTGATGGAACGTATCACGCAGAAACTGCCGAGCGAGAAGATAAAGGGGTTATAAATCGTACAATAAACCGTTTATTTAACCTTGTTAGTAAGAATTGGCATATTTATATAGTAGGGTTCTTGTTTGGACTTGGATTTGATACCGCAACACAAATAGCAGTTCTTGCTACATCGGCAGCCGCCTCAGCCAAAGGCATACCTTGGGTTGCTGTCTTATCTTTCCCGATTCTTTTTACTGCTGGTATGAGTATGATGGATACATTAGACGGCTTTTTCATGTCTACAGCATATCAATGGGTACTTTCATCTCCTTTAAGGAAAGTTTATTATAACCTAACCATCACTGGTCTTTCAATCATAGCAGCAGGAGTCATAGGTATAATCGAAGTGTTCCAGGTGTTTGCCCAAGAAAGCGGGCGCAACAGTGGTTTTTGGCTTTGGATACAAAACTTGAATTTTAATAAAATGGGGTTTATTCTTGTAGGTATGTTTGTTTTGGTTTGGTCAGTATCTTTAATTGGATGGAAATTACTCCGGCTAGATAAAAAAGAAAAAAGTTTTGTCTAA
- a CDS encoding LysE family transporter, whose amino-acid sequence MIAIFLQSVLIGYSGAMMPGPMFTYTVDRSIRHGVKTGLIVSLGHSLLDLILVIIIFLGAGKYLSTDMARAIIGLVGGVVLEFLGFGMIKDVYLNKISLDTKDSKSGKQGNMFLAGAVLSASNPYFIIWWSAVGLALIMNAYYTLGIMGIGVFYIGHILADISWFTFVAALVSKTRRLINIKVYKVIIVVLAVCLIAFGVSFFASSIRYISQFFQFQAPLLLLGGTIRSV is encoded by the coding sequence ATGATAGCAATTTTTTTACAATCAGTACTAATTGGGTATTCGGGGGCGATGATGCCAGGACCTATGTTTACATATACAGTAGATAGAAGTATACGCCATGGAGTGAAGACGGGGTTGATTGTATCTCTTGGACATTCTCTTCTTGACTTGATTTTAGTAATTATAATATTTCTTGGAGCTGGAAAATATCTCTCTACAGATATGGCCAGAGCTATCATAGGGCTCGTAGGCGGAGTGGTTTTGGAATTTCTTGGATTTGGAATGATAAAGGATGTATATTTGAACAAAATTTCATTGGATACCAAAGACAGCAAAAGTGGTAAACAAGGGAATATGTTTTTAGCAGGTGCAGTATTAAGTGCATCCAATCCGTATTTCATCATCTGGTGGTCTGCTGTTGGTCTTGCATTAATAATGAATGCTTACTATACTTTGGGTATTATGGGTATCGGAGTATTTTATATCGGACATATTCTAGCTGATATTTCCTGGTTTACCTTTGTTGCTGCTCTTGTAAGCAAAACAAGGCGCCTAATCAATATTAAAGTATATAAGGTTATAATAGTTGTTTTAGCAGTTTGCCTTATAGCTTTTGGAGTAAGCTTCTTCGCAAGCAGTATTCGATATATATCACAATTTTTTCAATTTCAGGCACCTCTGCTTTTACTCGGCGGAACGATCCGTTCTGTCTAA
- a CDS encoding YwbE family protein, which translates to MDGQVRSNIHAGITVDIVLKEDQRTGKRTRGIVKDILTNSQKHPRGIKVRLEDGKIGRVQEIIKTI; encoded by the coding sequence TTGGACGGCCAAGTAAGAAGTAATATTCATGCTGGAATCACAGTAGATATTGTTTTAAAAGAAGACCAAAGAACAGGAAAAAGGACGCGTGGCATTGTCAAAGATATCCTGACAAACTCCCAGAAACATCCGAGGGGAATTAAAGTAAGACTTGAGGATGGGAAAATTGGCAGAGTTCAAGAAATTATCAAGACAATTTAA
- a CDS encoding MarC family protein → MFIFAISSIASIFAIMNPIANVPIFMALTSDQTQAEQRSLARRSTLIAFFIVLFFAILGPAILKILGITLDAFRVAGGILLFFIAFNLLQGKSSHIHHPSPDEHTESIEKDDIAVVPLATPILAGPGTITTVMALSGSYASILTGTVIVMAAFALVLLVTFLLFYNAPWVQEHLPQTTINLITRMMGLLLTVIAVQMTSAGIIGLFPGLG, encoded by the coding sequence ATGTTCATCTTTGCAATCTCTTCAATCGCTTCGATTTTTGCGATTATGAACCCAATTGCCAATGTACCTATTTTTATGGCGCTTACCAGCGATCAAACTCAGGCTGAGCAAAGAAGCTTAGCACGACGTTCAACTCTAATAGCCTTTTTTATTGTTTTGTTTTTTGCCATTTTAGGCCCAGCTATTCTAAAAATTCTAGGTATTACACTTGACGCATTTCGGGTCGCTGGAGGTATTCTCCTTTTCTTCATTGCTTTCAATCTTCTTCAAGGAAAGTCATCCCACATCCATCATCCCAGCCCCGATGAACATACGGAAAGCATCGAGAAAGATGATATTGCTGTTGTGCCTCTCGCAACTCCTATTTTAGCCGGGCCTGGTACAATCACAACGGTAATGGCCTTATCTGGAAGTTATGCTTCAATTTTGACAGGAACCGTAATCGTAATGGCAGCTTTTGCACTTGTTCTATTGGTAACCTTCTTACTTTTTTATAATGCTCCATGGGTACAAGAGCATTTGCCACAAACAACAATAAACTTAATTACTAGAATGATGGGACTTCTACTTACTGTGATTGCTGTACAAATGACTTCTGCAGGTATCATCGGACTCTTCCCGGGTCTGGGTTGA